In Papaver somniferum cultivar HN1 unplaced genomic scaffold, ASM357369v1 unplaced-scaffold_25884, whole genome shotgun sequence, the genomic stretch ATCAAGTGTTTCCAAAAGCTAGGGATATCTTATGAAGTGGATCAGGTAGCCTAATGTATTTTCTTGTATCAAAGTTAATACCTATATTGAGTACTTGTCCGTGGTTCTGCTTGCGTTGCTTACTTTTCTTAGTGATAAAAAATTCTTAAACAAAGTTTTTGCAGTTAATGCTTTCAATAATCTTATTTTGATAAGTTAATACTTTCTCTAACAGATACAACAAATACGGGACCCCAAACAACAAGTGGAGATGGTGGGTGTACCAGAGGAGCACTTATTAGGTCACGCTTTCCATATGTATCATCTAACATCGCCTGACCAAACGTAATTGTCTCGTCCACATACATACTGTATTTTTATGCTGAAGCTCTTAAGTGGATATAAACATCTAACAAGCTTTAAACTACTTATGGCATGTGTATAGGGTTTCATTTGAGTTCCAACACAACGTTTGTGGAAGATCCATATATGCCGAGGGTACTATAGATGCTGCCCTTTTCCTGGCTAAGAAGGTATGATAAGAAATAGATCTCTTCCTACACAGTTGTGTCAACTTTCTTGTGATATAGAATTTTGACCCTTGCACTTTNNNNNNNNNNNCTAAGAAATAGGTCTCTTCCTACACAGTTGTGTCAACTTTCTTGTGATATAGAATTTTGACCCTTGCACTTTTGTTGTAGGTTCGCTCCAAGGCTGGCAAGCATATTTACAACATGATTGATGTCTTACGTGAGGGTAACATGCGATAGTGGTTGGTGAATCGTAAATTTTTACCCCTTTTTA encodes the following:
- the LOC113341220 gene encoding 4-hydroxy-tetrahydrodipicolinate reductase 2, chloroplastic-like gives rise to the protein MVGVPEEHLLGHAFHMYHLTSPDQTVSFEFQHNVCGRSIYAEGTIDAALFLAKKVRSKAGKHIYNMIDVLREGNMR